One genomic segment of Candidatus Thermoplasmatota archaeon includes these proteins:
- a CDS encoding 30S ribosomal protein S27ae, with protein sequence MNSKRDCYVIEGDTLKRTRRHCPKCGPGVFLAQHSDRESCGRCGYTEFKKKS encoded by the coding sequence ATGAACTCGAAGAGGGACTGCTACGTGATTGAGGGAGACACCCTCAAGAGGACCCGGAGACACTGCCCCAAGTGCGGACCCGGTGTCTTTCTCGCTCAACACTCCGATCGCGAGTCCTGCGGGCGATGTGGCTATACAGAATTCAAGAAGAAGTCATAG